A single Manduca sexta isolate Smith_Timp_Sample1 chromosome 11, JHU_Msex_v1.0, whole genome shotgun sequence DNA region contains:
- the LOC115449186 gene encoding uncharacterized protein LOC115449186 → MVSRILVVALVVCTANAATWMGYLPEKPKELAHKEGCYIEEINDVVPFGTEVKPIGRCVRINCGNPMMHYASCGVVGTTSDNCYVTKEDLSKPYPECCPDIKCDFENNV, encoded by the exons ATGGTGTCTAGAATTTTGGTTGTTGCTTTGGTTGTTTGCACCGCGAACGCCGCAACATGGATGGGCTACTTGCCTGAGAAACCTAAGGAGTTAG CGCACAAAGAAGGCTGTTACATTGAAGAGATCAATGATGTCGTGCCGTTTGGCACTGAAGTCAAACCTATCGGCCGCTGTGTCAGGATAAACTGCGGGAATCCAATGATGCACTATGCATC ATGTGGCGTCGTTGGCACGACCAGTGACAACTGCTACGTCACAAAAGAAGATCTCAGCAAGCCATACCCAGAGTGTTGTCCTGATATTAAATGTGATTTTGAAAACAACGTTTAG